A window from Thunnus albacares chromosome 19, fThuAlb1.1, whole genome shotgun sequence encodes these proteins:
- the LOC122969848 gene encoding F-actin-uncapping protein LRRC16A isoform X3 translates to MSEEKTDIPTELLESVREAVGRRVKLTLRRKVQLEVKGDKVENRVLALASHRAFLLTARIPSKVEHSFSYLDIQGISSNKPTQLVLECERGPWSLRLSSVEEVDEVIAHIGGCLHRICPAGSPVKVMRKLSLKPPERTAALQAVWDEQGSADLGPCGGFSHQYWCVCDYLGLPYREEVQWDVDTIYLTQDTRELNLQDFIHLENRDLVPIIAALEYNQWFTKLSAKDYKLPTDVCDQILRVVARSSRLEELVLDNTALKSDFAQKLAGALSHNPASTLHTLNLSNNSLEDKGASALSAQLAKLPMGLKHLNLSRTSMSPKGVNSLCQALCANPTISSTLTHLDLSGNSLKGDDLPNLHSFLSQSNCLETLDLSNSDCSLEQVCASLLRGSLKHLSVLNMSKTVYSHRKSKEIPSSFKQFFSCSQALNSVSLSGTKLPLEALKALLLGLGCNPNLSEVSLDLSCCELRSGGSQILEGCIAEIPNITSLDISDNGLDMDLTTLLVWLAKNRSIRHLSLGKNFNNIKSKNVAPVLDNLVHMIQEEESPLTSLSLADSRLKGDLSIVLNALGSNTSLTKLDISGNAMGDMGAKMLAKALQINTKLRTVVWDRNNISPQGLQDVAAALEKNYTIRFMPVPIMDAAQALKASPEKTEDALLKMEQYLLRNHETRKYLQEQAYRLQQGIVTTTTQQMMDMMCVRVQDHLNSLRFTETNSVQEDMKVAENLMIDARNSKTLLPNLYHLRSGGSRGACVGAIQDKLESMAGEVSRVMDEQLQTMLVSMVDAAEGLCPHVMKRSSLRQELLKAGTGRMTVPRSFITTTLLEQSGVDIINKISEVKLSIASFLSDRIVDEILESLSRSQHTLADHLIRKDQPLLRQEPQMEAEVLDETVLQPENHDQEQKQDQDRKHGLEDMDTCMMTPKSKRKSILVRMLRPVSVAFEMEFDLDKALEEVPIHVEDPPPPSQPSDKTSTSYGDLPRSPTPLDTKPVCLSELPPVEHKTLEHRTKLRPKPKNRAKPSRPTREATGSSAPQEAEQNTIMGKLDEGLEEFFSKKVIKLSFKRPTVKGPSSSTPEGAEKKRESRKSGFFNLIKSRTSRSEKSHGAASVSPPHPASSTSAQQSPSITTVTEESTPTSPGSQQEVHRAQSLDHTDSDNEVSPTAAEEEKEEETVEKNETVEKDETVEKKDTEEKKENVGKKENPHIPRHIGVPVMGMDLMAEMKARQERKAAQKSESSLLADKVNADADDSRPEPAPRLKPPSVGPKPPPPQVTKPLPNPRISGPTSPTSPTSPRPTSTYVHDDSAEAPADSSSHKGPLPVPCQKRASSEQERESTSSNPAGPLSPVDVEFPADADAFELPGTEVEPAGGGGGRQWSSLKGSTNLPSPREEDRERAKSLPAYVRPPSVADTDLSPAEEETTPPAADIKSENKSEDESCDDNVSV, encoded by the exons GCCTTGGCATCACATCGAGCCTTTCTGCTGACAGCACGCATCCCATCCAAG GTTGAACACTCCTTCAGCTACCTGGATATCCAGGGAATCAGCAGCAACAAGCCCACtcag TTGGTGTTGGAGTGTGAACGCGGCCCATGGAGCCTCCGGCTGAGCTCGGTGGAGGAAGTAGACGAGGTGATCGCTCACATCGGAGGCTGCCTGCACCGGATCTGCCCCGCCGGCTCACCTGT GAAGGTGATGAGGAAGCTGAGTCTGAAGCCTCCGGAGAGGACGGCGGCGCTCCAGGCCGTCTGGGATGAGCAGGGCTCGGCTGATCTGGGACCCTGCG GCGGTTTCTCTCATCagtactggtgtgtgtgtgactacCTGGGTCTGCCCTACAGAGAGGAGGTCCAATGG GATGTGGACACCATCTATCTCACTCAGGACACCAGAGAGCTCAACCTGCAGGACTTCATTCACCTGGAGAACAG GGATCTGGTgccaatcattgcagctctggaGTACAACCAGTGGTTCACTAAACTCTCTGCCAAAGACTATAAACTG CCTACAGACGTGTGCGACCAAATCCTCAGAGTGGTGGCTCGATCCAGCCGGCTGGAGGAGCTGGTGCTGGACAACACTGCTCtcaaaag TGATTTTGCTCAGAAACTGGCCGGCGCTCTGTCACATAACCCCGCCTCCACGCTACACACACTCAACCTGAGCAACAACTCGCTGGAGGACAaag GTGCGTCTGCTCTGAGCGCTCAACTCGCCAAACTGCCCATGGGCCTGAAGCACCTGAACCTCTCCAGAACCTCCATGTCTCCTAAAG gtgtGAACAGTCTCTGTCAGGCTCTCTGCGCCAACCCGACCATCTCCTCCACCCTCACACACCTCGACCTGTCGGGAAACTCACTCAAAGGTGACGACCTGCCG AACCTGCACAGCTTCCTGAGTCAGTCCAACTGCCTGGAAACTCTGGATCTGTCCAACAGCGACTGTTCTCTGGAGCag gtgTGTGCGTCTCTGCTCAGAGGATCTTTGAAGCATCTTTCTGTCCTCAACATGTCAAAGACGGTTTACTCTCACAG GAAGAGTAAAGAAATCCCTTCGTCCTTCAAGCAGTTCTTCAGCTGCTCTCAGGCTCTGAACTCAGTCAGCCTGTCGGGAACCAAGCTGCCTCTGGAGGCTCTGAA agcTTTGTTGTTGGGACTCGGATGCAACCCGAACCTCAGCGAAGTGTCTCTGGATCTCAGCTGCTGTGAG CTGCGTTCAGGAGGCTCTCAGATCCTGGAGGGTTGTATCGCTGAGATCCCCAACATCACCAGTCTGGACATCTCTGACAACG GTTTGGACATGGATCTGACCACGCTGCTGGTCTGGCTGGCCAAGAATCGCTCCATCAGACACCTTTCACTGGGCAAAAACTTCAACAACATCAAGTCTAA AAATGTGGCTCCAGTCCTGGACAACCTGGTTCATATGATCCAAGAGGAGGAATCA CCGCTGACCTCGCTCTCCCTGGCTGATTCCAGGCTGAAGGGCGACCTCTCCATTGTCCTCAACGCTCTGGGCAGCAACACCTCTCTGACCAAACTGGACATCAGCGGAAACGCCATGGGAGACATGGGGGCAAAGATGCTCGCCAAAGCCCTGCAGATTAACACCAAACTAAG gacAGTAGTGTGGGACAGAAACAACATCAGCCCTCAGGGTCTGCAGGATGTTGCAGCTGCTTTAGAGAA GAACTACACCATTCGTTTCATGCCTGTTCCCATCATGGACGCTGCTCAGGCGCTGAAGGCGAGCCCCGAGAAGACAGAAGACGCCTTGCTGAAG ATGGAGCAGTACCTGCTGAGGAACCATGAGACACGTAAATACCTCCAGGAGCAGGCGTACAGGCTGCAGCAGGGCATCGTCACCACCACCACGCAACAG ATGATGGACATGATGTGTGTGAGGGTGCAGGATCACCTGAACTCACTGAGGTTCACAGAGACCAACTCGGTCCAGGAGGACATGAAGGTGGCAGAGAACCTCATGATAGATGCCAGGAACTCAAAGACC TTGCTCCCCAACCTGTACCACCTGAGGAGCGGGGGCTCGAGGGGAGCGTGTGTCGGAGCCATTCAGGACAAACTGGAGTCAATGGCCGGAGAGGTGTCCAGAGTGATGGACGAACAGCTGCAG ACGATGCTGGTGTCCATGGTGGATGCCGCCGAGGGTCTGTGTCCtcatgtgatgaagaggagcagCCTTCGACAGGAGCTGCTGAAGGCTGGTACGGGGAGGATGACCGTTCCTCGCAGCTTCATCACCACCACGCTGCTGGAGCAGTCCGGGGTCGACATCATCAATAAGATCAG TGAAGTGAAGCTCAGCATTGCGTCATTTCTGTCTGATCGCATCGTGGACGAAATCTTAGAGTCTCTGTCCAGATCACAGCATACACTG GCCGACCATCTGATCAGGAAGGACCAACCTCTGCTGCGTCAGGAGCCTCAGATGGAGGCAGAGGTTCTGGATGAGACGGTTCTGCAGCCAGAGAACCACGACCAGGAACAGAAACAAGACCAGGACCGAAAACACGGGCTGGAGGACATGGACACCTGCATG ATGACTCCTAAATCCAAGAGGAAGAGTATTCTGGTCAGGATGCTGCGTCCAGTCTCTGTGGCTTTTG AGATGGAGTTTGACCTAGACAAGGCTCTGGAGGAGGTTCCCATCCATGTTGAGGacccacctcctccttcacAGCCATCGGACAAAACATCAACCAGCTACGGAGACCTCCCTCGTTCCCCTACTCCACTGGACACGAAGCCTGTCTGTTTGAGTGAGCTGCCGCCTGTGGAGCACAAGACGCTGGAGCATCGCACCAAACTCCGTCCAAAACCCAAGAATAGAGCAAAACCCAGCCGACCAACT CGGGAGGCCACCGGCAGCTCGGCGCCACAAGAGGCGGAGCAGAACACCATCATGGGAAAGCTGGACGAGGGTCTGGAGGAGTTCTTCTCCAAGAAAGTCATTAAACTTAGCTTCAA ACGTCCCACTGTAAAAGGTCCGTCCTCAAGCACGCCGGAAGGAGCAGAAAAGAAACGTGAATCCAGGAAGAGCGGTTTCTTTAACCTCATCAAATCCCGAACTTCCCGCTCAGAGAAAAGCCATGGGGCCGCCTCTGTAAGCCCACCCCACCCTGCTTCCTCCACCAGCGCCCAACAGTCTCCGTCTATTACCACAGTAACAGAGGAGTCAACGCCGACATCCCCCGGGTCGCAACAGGAGGTCCACAGGGCTCAATCCTTGGACCACACAGATTCTGACAATGAGGTCTCTCCAACCGCTgctgaggaggaaaaggaggaggagaccGTAGAGAAGAATGAGACTGTTGAGAAGGATGAGACCGTTGAGAAAAAGGACactgaggagaaaaaggagaacgTGGGGAAGAAGGAGAACCCCCATATCCCGCGTCATATTGGTGTCCCCGTAATGGGCATGGACCTGATGGCTGAGATGAAGGCCAGGCAGGAGAGAAAAGCTGCTCAGAAG tctgagtCGTCGCTCTTGGCGGACAAGGTGAACGCTG ACGCTGATGACTCCAGACCAGAGCCGGCTCCCAGGTTAAAACCACCCAGCGTCGGCCCCAAACCACCTCCACCTCAGGTAACCAAACCCCTGCCGAATCCCCGCATCTCTGGGCCCACCAGTCCCACCAGTCCAACCAGTCCCAGACCAACCAGCACCTACGTCCATG ATGATTCTGCGGAGGCTCCAGCTGACAGCTCGTCTCACAAAGGACCACTTCCTGTTCCTTGCCAGAAGAGGGCGTCatcagagcaggagagagagagcaccagcAGCAATCCAGCTGGACCCCTGTCTCCAGTGGACG TTGAGTTTCCTGCGGACGCTGATGCTTTCGAGTTGCCCGGCACGGAGGTTGAACCTgccggcggcggcggcggcagacAGTGGTCGTCTCTGAAGGGTTCAACCAACCTTCCTTCTCCGAGAGAGGAAGACCGAGAGCGAGCCAAGTCCCTCCCCGCCTACG tGAGGCCTCCGTCTGTGGCAGACACAGATCTCAGTCCAGCTGAGGAGGAGACGACTCCTCCCGCCGCCGACATCaaatctgaaaacaaatcaGAGGACGAGTCTTGTGACGACAACGTTTCAGTCTGA